A genomic stretch from Mesomycoplasma neurolyticum includes:
- a CDS encoding ATP-binding cassette domain-containing protein codes for MENNKKIVLSVKNLKKYFQNKNSITKAIDGLSFDLYEGEILGLIGESGSGKTTVGRSLIRLIEDKNGQVILNNEIITGKKISRKKDRFLRKNMQMIFQDPHASLNPQKNIYSILKEPLKVNNVIKEKMQDIFSDWENITDNFKYEFIKKYHQIKLDNNNIIIQNAENYFGDWRNTFRKINFNKIYHTTKSYEEVFNSFYLYITQRQFYESNAINQLYKNSSKLLSFYFEKQKDYREKKFSFDEKDLVETKQELLFRRKLLYDTEENYNNKEKLKKLKKLLKEKTEEYKENISNSNKYLKNFIDQFKNEALLNKNQAYSQYDFYVFSNFYKKYLVNKKSKNILSKKYYSKNKEHLLKNLKYLSIENIDDLIKKIQYFNEDTLKLFANKYVKIIDENNLISLSTKDLEAKIIDEYEKLDLSYYFELANNAKKKFEQEIAEIKEEILFVNSKIIKTKSHEKYNLLKYQLADKKYKKAQCVFKSELNKYLVNFNAWLKQIQNLISLKDKEIIKIHEKQKELDRHYREIYQKFLIWLKNKMLDEKHDKNFIKSIINHFKQKNNDKKDNFKRYDEEMVEINKLYYKILFLLRIHNNKLNWNTKKQIKSILYSETIFNILEEVGLLRQFVYRYPHEFSGGQRQRIVIARALISEPKIIIADEPIASLDISIQAQIVNLLKEIVAKKKISMIFIAHDLSMVEYVADKIMIMHFGKVVEQGNVKEIYENPKHPYTINLFKSIPKISNANIPFIASEFQNNYLIEQTQEQNPIITKQVKNSESHFVSGTEKQLKEWLNNEEN; via the coding sequence ATGGAAAATAATAAAAAAATAGTTTTAAGTGTTAAAAATCTAAAAAAATATTTTCAAAATAAAAACTCAATTACAAAAGCAATTGATGGTTTATCTTTTGATTTATATGAAGGTGAAATTTTAGGTCTAATTGGTGAATCTGGAAGTGGTAAAACAACTGTAGGTAGATCTCTTATAAGATTAATTGAAGATAAAAATGGTCAAGTTATTCTCAATAATGAAATTATTACTGGTAAAAAAATTTCAAGAAAAAAAGATCGTTTTTTAAGAAAAAATATGCAAATGATTTTTCAAGATCCACATGCATCTTTAAATCCACAAAAAAACATTTATTCTATTTTGAAAGAGCCTTTAAAAGTTAATAATGTAATTAAAGAAAAAATGCAGGATATTTTTTCTGATTGAGAAAACATAACAGATAATTTTAAATATGAATTTATTAAGAAATATCATCAAATTAAATTAGATAATAATAATATTATTATTCAAAATGCTGAAAATTATTTTGGTGATTGAAGAAACACATTTCGAAAAATTAATTTTAATAAAATTTATCATACAACAAAATCATATGAAGAAGTTTTTAATTCATTTTATCTTTATATAACACAAAGACAGTTTTATGAATCTAATGCAATAAATCAACTTTATAAAAATTCATCTAAGCTTTTATCTTTTTATTTTGAAAAACAAAAAGATTATCGTGAAAAGAAATTTTCTTTTGATGAAAAAGATTTAGTTGAAACAAAACAAGAATTACTATTTAGAAGAAAATTACTTTATGATACAGAAGAAAACTATAATAATAAAGAAAAATTAAAAAAATTAAAAAAATTATTAAAAGAAAAAACTGAAGAATATAAAGAAAATATAAGTAATTCTAATAAATATTTAAAAAATTTTATTGATCAATTTAAAAATGAAGCATTGTTAAACAAAAATCAAGCTTATAGCCAATATGATTTTTATGTTTTCTCTAATTTTTACAAAAAATATTTAGTTAATAAAAAATCTAAAAATATTTTATCTAAAAAATATTATTCAAAAAATAAAGAACATTTATTAAAAAATTTAAAGTATTTATCTATTGAAAACATTGATGATTTAATTAAAAAAATTCAATATTTTAATGAAGATACTTTAAAACTTTTTGCAAATAAATATGTAAAAATTATTGATGAAAATAATCTTATTTCTTTATCTACTAAAGACTTAGAAGCAAAAATTATCGATGAATATGAAAAACTTGATTTAAGTTATTATTTTGAACTAGCTAATAATGCTAAGAAAAAATTTGAACAAGAAATTGCTGAAATAAAAGAAGAAATTTTGTTTGTTAACTCAAAAATTATTAAAACCAAAAGCCATGAAAAATATAATTTATTAAAATATCAACTTGCAGATAAAAAATATAAAAAAGCTCAATGTGTGTTTAAAAGTGAACTTAATAAATATTTAGTAAATTTTAATGCTTGATTAAAACAAATTCAAAATTTAATTTCGTTAAAAGATAAAGAAATTATTAAAATTCATGAAAAACAAAAGGAATTAGATCGCCATTATCGTGAAATCTATCAGAAATTTTTAATTTGATTAAAAAATAAAATGCTTGATGAAAAACATGATAAAAACTTTATAAAATCTATTATAAATCATTTCAAACAAAAAAATAATGATAAAAAAGATAATTTTAAAAGATATGATGAAGAAATGGTAGAAATAAATAAACTTTATTATAAAATATTATTTTTATTAAGAATACATAACAACAAACTTAATTGAAACACTAAAAAACAAATTAAAAGTATTCTTTATAGTGAAACAATATTTAATATTTTAGAAGAAGTAGGTTTATTAAGACAATTTGTTTATCGTTATCCACATGAATTTTCAGGTGGGCAAAGACAAAGAATTGTTATTGCAAGAGCTCTAATTAGTGAACCAAAAATAATTATTGCTGATGAGCCAATTGCTTCCTTAGATATTTCAATTCAAGCGCAAATTGTTAATTTATTAAAAGAAATTGTTGCAAAAAAGAAAATTTCAATGATTTTTATAGCTCATGATTTATCAATGGTTGAATATGTAGCTGATAAAATTATGATTATGCATTTTGGTAAAGTTGTAGAACAAGGTAATGTTAAAGAAATTTATGAAAATCCAAAACACCCTTACACAATTAATTTATTCAAATCAATACCGAAAATTTCAAATGCTAATATTCCTTTTATAGCTTCTGAATTTCAAAATAATTACTTAATTGAACAAACACAAGAACAAAATCCTATTATTACAAAACAAGTTAAAAATAGTGAAAGCCATTTTGTAAGTGGTACAGAAAAACAATTAAAAGAATGATTAAATAATGAAGAAAATTAA
- the pdhA gene encoding pyruvate dehydrogenase (acetyl-transferring) E1 component subunit alpha encodes MEFKFVKPKHVMLSKNDLIRFIDIDGNWIKTVDKSFDPKLSKEELIKAYKTMVLSRQQDTYMTQLQRQGRMLTFAPNFGEEALQVASAMVLKKEDWFVPAFRSNATMLYMGMPMKNQLLYWNGNERGNVVPEGINLLPINIPIGTQTSHAAGIAYAAKLRGEKAVSVSFIGNGGTAEGEFYEAMNISSIWKWPTVFCVNNNQWSISTPDHLETGSETIAAKAHAAGIPGVRVDGNDFFASYAVMKEAVEYARAGHGPVLVEFVTWRQGPHTTSDNPRVYRTEEVEKENEKWEPFHRMEKYLFDHGYLTEEEKTKIWDESMEYVKEQYNESLKELDMDIEEIFDHTYAELPEELQEQKDEAIAYFKSKEAK; translated from the coding sequence ATGGAATTTAAATTTGTTAAACCAAAACATGTAATGTTAAGTAAAAATGATTTAATTCGTTTTATTGATATTGATGGAAACTGAATTAAGACAGTTGATAAATCATTTGATCCTAAATTATCAAAAGAAGAATTAATTAAAGCTTATAAAACAATGGTTTTATCAAGACAACAAGACACATACATGACTCAACTTCAAAGACAAGGTAGAATGTTAACATTTGCGCCTAACTTTGGTGAAGAGGCGCTACAAGTAGCTTCAGCTATGGTGTTAAAAAAAGAAGATTGATTTGTACCAGCATTCAGATCTAATGCAACTATGCTTTACATGGGAATGCCTATGAAAAATCAATTATTATATTGAAATGGAAATGAAAGAGGAAATGTTGTTCCTGAAGGAATTAATTTATTACCTATTAATATACCAATTGGAACACAAACATCACACGCAGCAGGAATTGCATATGCTGCTAAATTAAGAGGAGAAAAAGCGGTTTCAGTTTCATTTATTGGAAATGGTGGGACAGCTGAAGGTGAATTTTATGAAGCAATGAATATTTCTTCAATTTGAAAATGACCAACAGTTTTCTGTGTAAATAACAACCAATGATCAATTTCAACACCAGATCACTTAGAAACTGGTTCTGAAACTATTGCTGCTAAAGCACACGCAGCAGGTATCCCTGGTGTTAGAGTTGATGGAAATGACTTTTTTGCTTCTTATGCAGTTATGAAAGAAGCTGTTGAGTATGCAAGAGCTGGACATGGACCTGTTTTAGTGGAATTTGTAACATGAAGACAAGGGCCACATACCACTTCAGATAACCCAAGAGTTTATAGAACTGAAGAAGTAGAAAAAGAAAATGAAAAATGAGAACCATTCCACAGAATGGAAAAATATCTTTTTGACCACGGTTATTTAACTGAGGAAGAAAAAACTAAAATTTGAGATGAATCAATGGAATATGTAAAAGAACAATACAATGAATCATTGAAAGAATTAGATATGGACATTGAAGAAATTTTTGA